Proteins encoded in a region of the Labrus bergylta chromosome 9, fLabBer1.1, whole genome shotgun sequence genome:
- the ube2d2 gene encoding ubiquitin-conjugating enzyme E2 D2: MALKRIHKELNDLARDPPAQCSAGPVGDDMFHWQATIMGPNDSPYQSGVFFLTIHFPTDYPFKPPKVAFTTRIYHPNINSNGSICLDILRSQWSPALTISKVLLSICSLLCDPNPDDPLVPEIARIYKTDREKYNKIAREWTQKYAM, from the exons ATGGCTCTGAAAAGAATTCACAAG GAGTTGAACGACTTGGCAAGGGACCCACCGGCCCAGTGTTCTGCAGGACCAGTAGGAGATGACA tgtttcactGGCAAGCCACAATAATGGGACCT AACGACAGTCCTTACCAGAGCGGGGTTTTCTTCTTGACCATACACTTCCCCACAGACTACCCCTTCAAACCGCCAAAG GTTGCATTTACCACACGAATCTACCACCCAAATATCAACAGCAACGGCAGCATTTGTCTTGACATTCTGCGATCACAGTGGTCTCCAGCTCTCACCATCTCCAAAG TCCTCCTGTCCATCTGCTCTCTGCTGTGCGACCCAAACCCGGATGACCCCTTAGTACCTGAGATCGCCCGCATCTACAAGACGGACAGGGAAAA GTACAACAAAATAGCTCGGGAATGGACACAAAAGTATGCAATGTAG